A single window of Periplaneta americana isolate PAMFEO1 chromosome 14, P.americana_PAMFEO1_priV1, whole genome shotgun sequence DNA harbors:
- the LOC138713503 gene encoding peptidoglycan-recognition protein SC2-like, whose product MRATNTKCKDNGVIGDVKMSGTTDWARYPVKLLNVEVQTHHKVVVDDDDELSSYHQETRKEITRNAMICALMTIVFLASSSFAVVMVMQRYQHKEALGFVDDTSFTTESENTSELSLLELPGGHYIFSKSDWRGAEALVKRPLLHPTPIVVISNTNTPKCLNFDVCSARMRSIQNYHMGRAKKFVDIGYNFLIGGDGNVYEGRGWDTASFHRNPAGVLGISFIGDYREKDFLTDGQTEAAQQLIVFGVNMGKLSPSYALIGHNQTFNTDSPGENIVKIIQKWANWSPDLIIM is encoded by the exons ATGAGAGCTACGAACACAAAGTGCAAAGACAACGGTGTGATCGGGGACGTAAAAATGTCAGGCACCACTGACTGGGCGAGATATCCAG TGAAACTGCTGAATGTGGAAGTCCAGACGCATCACAAAGTTGTCGTGGATGATGATGACGAATTATCCTCATATCATCAGGAAACCCGCAAGGAAATCACACGCAACGCTATGATATGCGCCTTGATGACAATCGTTTTTCTAGCGAGCTCCAGTTTCGCCGTCGTCATGGTCATGCAAAGATATCAACACAAGGAGGCCTTGGGGTTTGTGGATGACACTTCCTTCACGACGGAGA gtgagAACACATCAGAACTATCACTACTTGAGCTTCCTGGGGGCCACTACATTTTTTCTAAAAGTGACTGGAGAGGCGCTGAGGCACTTGTCAAGCGCCCTCTGCTCCACCCCACCCCAATCGTCGTCATCTCTAACACCAACACTCCCAAATGCTTAAATTTCGACGTCTGTTCCGCGAGGATGAGATCGATACAGAACTACCACATGGGAAGAGCCAAAAAATTTGTGGACATTGGCTACAATTTCTTAATCGGCGGTGACGGGAATGTGTACGAGGGCAGGGGATGGGACACGGCCAGCTTCCACCGGAATCCTGCAGGAGTGCTTGGCATTTCGTTCATAGGAGACTACAGAGagaaagattttttgacagatgGACAGACAGAAGCAGCGCAACAGCTCATAGTTTTCGGAGTAAACATGGGCAAACTTTCACCTTCTTATGCACTGATAGGACACAACCAGACATTCAATACAGACAGCCCAGGAGAAAACATCGTAAAAATCATCCAAAAATGGGCAAATTGGTCTCCTGACTTGATAATAATGTAG